The following proteins come from a genomic window of Geothrix edaphica:
- a CDS encoding aspartate kinase codes for MSLKVLKFGGSSVGSAEALRRAAAIVKDELPSGGLVVVSALRGTTDRILDACAAAGAGRVSEAQAHLAALRDRHRGTAAGLGLLDTVAAEWEPLFDRLDQLLTGMAMLGEATSRGRDSALAVGETLSAHLAAACFGGTFREVREVMRTDARFGKARPQLADLRAAAAPWREALAAGALWITQGFLGATAEGLTTTLGRGGSDTSATLLGEALAADEVQIWTDVDGVLTADPSLVPEARPIPQMSLGEAEALSAFGAKVLHADSLAPGGRAGFRLVVANTLRPSASRTEILPVPPRREPGAVTSVAYKEGLSLLRFPASEGLEPPLEAARRLEEAGALRFGLVSSPAGTLLAVRPDTPAAAKVMETLAASGPELETGWAVVALVGEGLRADPLAALRHLAALGQEPVGGLLTGSSTVSIAFLVPESRLGDLIPRLHERCVDGPRPSRSAGRQKAG; via the coding sequence ATGAGCCTGAAGGTCCTCAAGTTCGGCGGCAGCTCCGTGGGCAGCGCCGAGGCCCTCCGCCGCGCGGCGGCCATCGTGAAGGACGAGCTTCCCTCGGGCGGCCTCGTGGTGGTATCGGCCCTGCGCGGCACCACGGATCGTATCCTCGACGCCTGCGCCGCCGCCGGCGCAGGCCGCGTCTCCGAAGCCCAGGCCCACCTGGCCGCGCTCCGCGACCGGCATCGGGGGACGGCCGCCGGCCTGGGGCTGCTGGACACCGTCGCGGCCGAGTGGGAGCCCCTGTTCGACCGGCTGGACCAGCTGCTCACGGGGATGGCCATGCTGGGCGAGGCCACCTCCCGGGGTCGGGACTCCGCCCTGGCCGTGGGCGAGACGCTGTCGGCGCACCTGGCGGCGGCCTGCTTCGGCGGGACCTTCCGGGAGGTCCGCGAGGTGATGCGGACCGATGCCCGCTTCGGCAAGGCCCGGCCCCAGCTCGCGGATCTGCGCGCGGCCGCCGCCCCCTGGCGCGAGGCGCTGGCGGCCGGCGCCCTGTGGATCACCCAGGGCTTCCTGGGCGCCACGGCCGAGGGCCTCACCACCACCCTGGGCCGGGGCGGTTCCGACACCAGCGCCACGCTGCTGGGCGAGGCCCTCGCGGCGGACGAGGTGCAGATCTGGACCGACGTGGACGGCGTGCTGACGGCGGATCCCAGCCTGGTGCCCGAGGCCCGGCCCATCCCCCAGATGAGCCTGGGCGAGGCGGAGGCGCTCAGCGCCTTCGGCGCCAAGGTGCTCCACGCGGACTCTCTCGCCCCCGGGGGCCGGGCGGGCTTCCGGCTCGTGGTGGCCAACACCTTGCGGCCGAGCGCCTCCCGCACGGAGATCCTGCCGGTGCCCCCGCGCCGCGAGCCGGGGGCCGTCACCTCCGTGGCCTACAAGGAGGGCCTCAGCCTCCTGCGCTTCCCGGCCTCGGAGGGCCTGGAGCCACCCCTGGAAGCCGCCCGGCGCCTGGAGGAGGCCGGGGCCCTGCGCTTCGGCCTGGTCTCCAGCCCCGCCGGCACGCTGCTGGCGGTGCGACCGGACACACCGGCCGCCGCCAAAGTCATGGAGACCCTGGCCGCTTCAGGACCGGAGCTGGAGACCGGCTGGGCCGTGGTGGCCCTGGTGGGCGAGGGCCTGCGGGCCGATCCTCTGGCGGCCCTGCGCCACCTGGCCGCCCTGGGGCAGGAACCCGTGGGCGGCCTCCTCACCGGCAGCAGCACGGTCTCCATCGCCTTCCTCGTGCCCGAGTCCCGGCTGGGCGACCTCATCCCGCGCCTGCACGAGCGGTGCGTGGACGGGCCCCGGCCTTCCCGGTCTGCGGGGCGCCAGAAGGCCGGCTGA
- the metA gene encoding homoserine O-acetyltransferase MetA, which produces MPVKVPASLPARGTLEAENVFLMEEPRALQQDIRPLRIAILNLMPTKIATETQLLRLLGNTPLQVEVTLLHTASHEAKNTPAEHLLEHYVSFAEVRDQTFDGLIVTGAPVETLPFEAVDYWPELAELLDWARTNVFSSLFICWGAQAALHRYYGVPKHPLAEKLFGVFPHRTLARHERIVQGFDDVFFAPHSRHTETRREDILAEPRLELLAESDEAGVYLIQSADRRQVFVTGHSEYDPGTLQGEYARDLGKGLPIGIPKNYFPGDDPTREPLVRWRGHANLLFANWLNYFVYQEAPFDLGLLPVEGRQA; this is translated from the coding sequence ATGCCCGTCAAGGTCCCCGCATCCCTCCCGGCCCGCGGCACCCTCGAAGCGGAAAACGTGTTCCTGATGGAGGAGCCCCGCGCCCTCCAGCAGGACATCCGCCCCCTCCGCATCGCGATCCTGAACCTGATGCCCACCAAGATCGCCACGGAGACGCAGCTCCTGCGCCTGCTGGGGAACACCCCCCTGCAGGTGGAGGTCACGCTGCTCCACACAGCCTCCCACGAAGCGAAGAACACACCGGCGGAGCATCTGCTGGAGCACTATGTGTCCTTCGCGGAGGTGCGCGATCAGACCTTCGACGGGCTCATCGTCACCGGCGCCCCCGTGGAGACGTTGCCCTTCGAGGCCGTGGACTACTGGCCGGAGCTGGCGGAGCTGCTGGACTGGGCGCGGACGAACGTCTTCTCCAGCCTCTTCATCTGCTGGGGCGCCCAGGCGGCCCTCCACCGCTACTACGGGGTCCCCAAGCATCCCCTGGCGGAGAAGCTGTTCGGCGTCTTCCCCCACCGGACGCTGGCGCGCCACGAGCGCATCGTGCAGGGCTTCGATGATGTGTTCTTCGCGCCCCACTCCCGCCACACGGAGACCCGCCGGGAGGACATCCTGGCGGAGCCGCGGCTGGAGCTGCTCGCCGAATCCGACGAAGCGGGGGTCTACCTGATCCAGTCCGCGGACCGCCGTCAGGTCTTCGTGACGGGGCACTCGGAGTACGATCCGGGCACCCTCCAGGGCGAGTACGCGCGGGACCTCGGCAAGGGCCTGCCCATCGGCATCCCGAAGAACTACTTCCCCGGCGACGACCCCACCCGCGAGCCCCTGGTCCGCTGGCGGGGCCACGCCAACCTGCTCTTCGCCAACTGGCTGAACTACTTCGTCTACCAGGAGGCCCCCTTCGACCTGGGCCTCCTCCCCGTGGAAGGGAGGCAGGCATGA
- a CDS encoding O-acetylhomoserine aminocarboxypropyltransferase/cysteine synthase family protein, with product MSTTTPRFETIALHGGHSPDSDTKSRAVPIYQTTSYVFDSTEHGAALFNLEVPGNIYTRIMNPTTAVLEQRVAQLEGGIGALATASGQAAITLALTTLLRGGDHVVAGNNLYGGTYNLLSHTLPRAGITTTFVDSTKPEAFRAALRPETRAIYIEAVGNPKLDVPDFEAIAAIAHAAGIPLIVDNTLPSPYLLNPFKVGADIVVHSATKYLGGHGTSVAGLIVDGGTFDWKSGKFPEFTEPFAAYHGAILADLAGPAAFITKARIEGLRDTGAALSPFNAFLILQGIETLHLRLERHGANALALAQWLSTHPKVAWVNYPGLPTSPNHAAAARYFRKGAGFGGILTFGLKSTASGGGLKAGGAVIDAVQLFSRLANLGDAKSLIIHPASTTHAQLSAEERVATGVTDDLIRLSVGLEHIDDLIGDLDQALAKA from the coding sequence ATGAGCACCACCACCCCCCGCTTCGAAACCATCGCCCTCCACGGGGGCCACAGCCCGGACTCGGACACGAAGAGCCGGGCCGTGCCCATCTACCAGACCACCAGCTACGTGTTCGACAGCACGGAGCACGGCGCGGCCCTCTTCAACCTGGAGGTGCCGGGGAACATCTACACCCGGATCATGAACCCCACCACGGCCGTGCTGGAGCAGCGCGTGGCCCAGCTGGAGGGCGGCATCGGGGCCCTGGCCACGGCCTCGGGCCAGGCGGCCATCACCCTCGCGCTCACCACCCTGCTGCGGGGCGGCGACCACGTGGTGGCTGGCAACAACCTCTACGGGGGCACTTACAACCTGCTGAGCCACACCCTGCCGCGGGCGGGCATCACCACCACCTTCGTGGATTCCACCAAGCCCGAGGCCTTCCGCGCCGCCCTCCGGCCCGAGACCCGCGCCATCTACATCGAAGCCGTGGGGAATCCCAAGCTGGACGTGCCCGACTTCGAGGCCATCGCCGCCATCGCCCACGCCGCGGGGATTCCGCTCATCGTGGACAACACCCTGCCCAGCCCCTACCTGCTGAATCCCTTCAAGGTCGGGGCGGACATCGTGGTGCACAGCGCCACCAAGTATCTCGGGGGCCACGGCACCTCCGTGGCGGGCCTCATCGTGGACGGCGGCACCTTCGACTGGAAGAGCGGCAAGTTCCCCGAGTTCACCGAGCCCTTCGCCGCCTATCACGGCGCCATCCTGGCAGACCTCGCCGGCCCCGCGGCCTTCATCACCAAGGCCCGCATCGAGGGTCTGCGCGACACCGGCGCGGCCCTGAGCCCCTTCAACGCCTTCCTCATCCTCCAGGGCATCGAGACCCTGCACCTGCGCCTGGAGCGCCACGGCGCCAACGCCCTGGCCCTGGCCCAGTGGCTTTCGACGCATCCCAAGGTGGCCTGGGTGAACTACCCCGGCCTGCCCACCAGCCCGAACCATGCCGCCGCCGCCCGGTACTTCCGCAAGGGCGCGGGCTTCGGCGGCATCCTCACCTTTGGCCTCAAGTCCACAGCATCGGGGGGTGGGCTGAAGGCCGGCGGGGCCGTCATCGACGCCGTGCAGCTCTTCTCGCGCCTGGCCAACCTGGGCGACGCCAAGAGCCTCATCATCCATCCCGCCAGCACCACGCACGCGCAGCTGTCCGCGGAGGAGCGCGTGGCCACCGGCGTCACCGACGACCTGATCCGCCTCTCCGTGGGCCTCGAGCACATCGACGACCTCATCGGGGACCTGGACCAGGCGCTGGCGAAAGCGTAG
- a CDS encoding carbamoyltransferase C-terminal domain-containing protein, producing the protein MLICGINASHTASAALLQDGRLIGALQEERPTRVKNRRGFPEQAIGRLLESQGLRWQDVDAYVFGGYGSYADTAPGVNEAASRIRSYKAASRLDGRMKELLEKTPVRRLVHRWRRERQIERLMSHGVERRKVSTIEHHRCHAATAHLGCGIDEQALVITLDGAGDSLCATVSLPRPGGKLERIATVREEHSIGNLWEVITALMGMVPMEHEYKLMGMAPYASGDRVDQAKRLFRSSFEHADGTWRRAAGTPNPSFAYEFWRRRLEFTRFDHICAGLQAFTEEFITEWVRDWLRRTGQRKLRLSGGVFMNVKLNKAIGELPEVDDLRVFPSCGDETNALGAAWAFLADQGKADLIEPLESLYLGPEPAPGDYDRAAREAREAGWEVSTPPDLEAEIADLLSRGEIVARVHGREEFGARALGNRSILADPTRPDVVRTVNNAIKCRDFWMPFAPSVLAECADRYIHNPKGFAAPYMILAFDSRNTAEVKAACHPEDGTIRPQVVTREQNPGYHRILERFRERTGRGALLNTSFNIHGEPIVSSPADAMDVMRRSGLRHLALGPYLVTKPQA; encoded by the coding sequence ATGCTGATCTGCGGAATCAACGCGAGCCACACCGCCTCTGCCGCGCTCCTCCAGGATGGACGGCTGATCGGGGCCCTGCAGGAAGAGCGCCCCACGCGGGTGAAGAACCGGCGCGGGTTTCCGGAGCAGGCGATCGGGCGGCTCCTCGAAAGCCAGGGGCTGCGATGGCAGGATGTCGATGCCTATGTCTTCGGCGGCTACGGCTCCTACGCCGACACCGCCCCCGGGGTCAACGAGGCCGCGAGCCGGATCCGCAGCTACAAGGCTGCCTCGCGGCTGGACGGACGGATGAAGGAACTGCTGGAGAAGACGCCGGTCCGCCGCTTGGTCCACCGCTGGCGCCGCGAACGGCAGATCGAGCGGTTGATGTCCCATGGCGTCGAGCGGCGGAAGGTCTCCACCATCGAGCACCACCGCTGCCACGCCGCCACGGCCCACCTGGGCTGCGGGATCGACGAGCAGGCCCTCGTGATCACCCTCGATGGGGCCGGGGACTCCCTCTGCGCCACCGTGTCCCTGCCCAGGCCCGGAGGGAAGCTGGAGCGCATCGCGACCGTCCGCGAAGAGCACTCCATCGGCAACCTGTGGGAGGTCATCACCGCCCTCATGGGGATGGTGCCCATGGAGCACGAGTACAAGCTCATGGGCATGGCGCCCTACGCCAGCGGCGACCGGGTCGACCAGGCCAAGCGCCTGTTCCGCAGCTCCTTCGAGCATGCCGACGGCACCTGGCGCCGGGCCGCCGGCACCCCCAATCCCAGCTTCGCCTATGAGTTCTGGCGCAGGCGGCTGGAGTTCACCCGGTTCGACCATATCTGCGCGGGCCTCCAGGCGTTCACGGAAGAGTTCATCACCGAGTGGGTCCGGGACTGGCTGAGGCGGACCGGCCAGCGGAAGCTCCGGCTCTCCGGCGGCGTCTTCATGAACGTCAAGCTCAACAAGGCCATTGGTGAGCTGCCCGAGGTGGACGACCTCCGGGTGTTCCCCTCCTGCGGGGACGAGACCAACGCCCTGGGCGCCGCCTGGGCCTTCCTGGCGGACCAGGGGAAGGCGGACCTGATCGAGCCCCTGGAGTCCCTCTACCTCGGCCCGGAACCCGCGCCAGGCGACTACGACCGGGCCGCCCGGGAGGCCCGGGAGGCGGGATGGGAGGTCTCCACGCCGCCGGACCTCGAAGCCGAGATCGCCGATCTCCTCAGCCGGGGGGAGATCGTGGCCCGCGTCCATGGCCGGGAGGAGTTCGGCGCCCGGGCCCTGGGCAACCGATCCATCCTGGCGGATCCCACCCGGCCCGATGTGGTCCGGACCGTGAACAACGCCATCAAGTGCCGGGACTTCTGGATGCCCTTCGCGCCCTCCGTGCTGGCCGAGTGCGCCGACCGGTACATCCACAACCCCAAGGGTTTCGCGGCGCCCTACATGATCCTCGCCTTCGATTCCCGGAACACGGCCGAGGTCAAGGCGGCCTGCCATCCGGAGGACGGGACCATCCGGCCCCAGGTGGTGACCCGGGAGCAGAATCCCGGCTACCACCGCATCCTCGAGCGATTCCGGGAACGCACCGGCCGGGGGGCGCTCCTCAACACCTCATTCAACATCCACGGCGAGCCCATCGTTTCGTCGCCAGCCGACGCCATGGACGTCATGCGCCGGTCCGGGCTGCGCCACCTGGCCCTGGGGCCCTACCTCGTCACCAAGCCGCAGGCCTGA
- the metH gene encoding methionine synthase, giving the protein MTTLDTLLHDKVLLLDGGMGTQIFARTPTVEDYGGAALEGCVDLLTERRPQWIREIHESYFKAGADAVETNTFGANPLVLGDFGLSHKAYDLNVQAASLAKEVARSFDRPRFVIGSVGPGTKLITLGHVGYAELLASYRVQMDGLLDGGADAILIETCQDLGQIKVAVRAAREAMAAKQRKVPLWVQATVETTGTLLVGSDISAVLTSVEPLGIDVLGLNCATGPDEMHAHLQTLCEASPFRISCLPNAGLPENVGGQVVYPLDPAAFAPKVLHAASEFGLAIVGGCCGTTPDHIRALAAGVEQLNVPKRAPKLERSAASLYQSVALRQEPAPLIVGERTNANGSKKFRDLLAAEDWNGMITLAKEQQKEGAHLLDLCVAYVGRDEVRDADELLGRLVSQITLPLMIDSTEVPVIERALQRSPGKCVVNSINFEDGEGKARKILDLCKTYGAAVVALTIDERGMAKTRAEKLAVAKRLHALVVGEYGLDPGDLILDPLTFTLGSGDEEFRGSAVETLEALKLIKAELPGVMTILGVSNVSFGLNPSSRHVVNALMLYHGVRHGLDMAIFNASKVIPVAKIDPEDRRMVEDLIFDRRSEGYDPLKAVLARFSDRKASVADDHRADLPVLERLHRGILDGEKQAILADVDEALKDHDPLKLINEVLLGAMKVVGERFGSGEMQLPFVLESAEAMKAAIKRIEPHLPRESNYQKGRILLATVKGDVHDIGKNLVDIILSNNGFEVKNLGIKQPIEAILKELAAWPADAIGLSGLLVKSTVIMKENLHFLEEQAQRVPVILGGAALTRDYVEGDCRRSYSGAVLYAEDAFEGLRHMQALVAGETGVPAPATAASAAGDIKILKRGGAAVPLTEAGQSSWVRHDAPSPEPPFWGVRELTDAPVDLFAHLDEFALVRNRWGFSQGSQSDEAFAAVLRDKAEPQLARWKARLAAAPVFQPKARYGYFPVRAEGDALRVLDPADRSRTLAVLGFPRQAAGRRLCIADFFRAEATDVLALQLVTLGQAAADHAAKLYREDGYADYFAFHGLATELTEAYAERLHARIRRELGIHAKDLPGRALFAQGYQGSRYSYGYPACPDLEGNGPILDLLHGAEIGVHLSDSHQMDPEYSTSALVAWHPQARYFSV; this is encoded by the coding sequence ATGACGACCCTCGACACGCTCCTCCACGACAAGGTGCTGCTGCTGGATGGGGGCATGGGGACGCAGATCTTCGCCCGCACGCCCACCGTGGAGGACTACGGCGGCGCGGCGCTGGAGGGCTGCGTGGACCTGCTCACGGAGCGGCGGCCCCAGTGGATCCGCGAGATTCACGAGAGCTATTTCAAGGCCGGTGCCGACGCGGTGGAGACCAACACCTTCGGCGCGAACCCCCTGGTGCTCGGCGATTTCGGGTTGTCCCACAAGGCCTACGACCTGAATGTGCAGGCCGCCTCCCTCGCGAAGGAAGTGGCTCGCAGCTTTGACCGCCCGCGCTTCGTCATCGGCTCCGTGGGCCCCGGCACCAAGCTCATCACGCTGGGTCACGTGGGCTATGCCGAGCTGCTGGCCTCGTACCGCGTGCAGATGGACGGGCTGCTGGATGGCGGCGCCGACGCCATCCTCATCGAGACCTGCCAGGACCTGGGCCAGATCAAGGTGGCCGTGCGGGCCGCCCGGGAGGCCATGGCCGCGAAGCAGCGCAAGGTCCCGCTCTGGGTGCAGGCCACGGTGGAGACCACGGGCACGCTGCTGGTGGGATCCGATATCTCCGCCGTGCTCACCAGCGTGGAGCCCCTGGGCATCGACGTGCTGGGTCTCAACTGCGCCACGGGGCCGGATGAGATGCACGCCCACCTCCAGACCCTCTGCGAGGCCAGCCCCTTCCGCATCAGCTGCCTCCCCAATGCGGGCCTGCCGGAAAACGTGGGCGGCCAGGTGGTCTACCCACTGGATCCCGCCGCCTTCGCCCCCAAGGTGCTGCATGCGGCCTCGGAGTTCGGCCTCGCCATCGTGGGCGGCTGCTGTGGCACCACGCCGGACCACATCCGGGCCCTGGCCGCCGGCGTGGAGCAGCTGAACGTGCCGAAGCGCGCGCCGAAGCTCGAGCGCAGCGCCGCCAGCCTCTACCAGAGTGTCGCGCTCCGGCAGGAGCCCGCGCCCCTCATCGTGGGCGAGCGGACCAACGCGAACGGGTCGAAGAAGTTCCGCGACCTGCTGGCCGCCGAGGACTGGAACGGCATGATCACCCTGGCCAAGGAGCAGCAGAAGGAGGGCGCCCACCTGCTGGACCTCTGCGTGGCCTACGTGGGCCGGGACGAGGTGCGCGACGCGGACGAGCTGCTGGGCCGGCTGGTCTCCCAGATCACGCTCCCCCTCATGATCGACAGCACGGAGGTGCCCGTCATCGAGCGAGCCCTCCAGCGCAGCCCCGGCAAGTGCGTGGTGAACTCCATCAACTTCGAGGACGGCGAGGGCAAGGCCCGGAAGATCCTGGACCTGTGCAAGACCTACGGCGCGGCGGTGGTGGCCCTCACCATCGACGAGCGGGGCATGGCCAAGACCCGCGCGGAGAAGCTGGCCGTGGCGAAGCGCCTGCACGCCCTGGTGGTGGGCGAGTACGGGCTGGATCCCGGCGACCTCATCCTCGATCCGCTGACCTTCACCCTGGGCAGCGGCGACGAGGAATTCCGGGGTTCCGCCGTGGAGACGCTCGAGGCCCTGAAGCTCATCAAGGCCGAGCTGCCGGGGGTCATGACCATCCTCGGCGTGAGCAACGTGAGCTTCGGCCTGAACCCCTCCTCCCGCCACGTGGTCAACGCCCTCATGCTCTACCACGGCGTGAGGCACGGCCTCGACATGGCCATCTTCAATGCGTCGAAGGTCATCCCCGTGGCCAAGATCGATCCCGAGGACCGGCGCATGGTCGAGGATCTCATCTTCGACCGGCGCTCGGAGGGCTACGATCCCCTCAAGGCCGTCCTGGCGCGCTTCAGCGATCGCAAGGCCTCCGTGGCCGACGACCACCGCGCCGACCTGCCCGTGCTGGAGCGCCTGCACCGCGGCATCCTCGATGGCGAGAAGCAGGCCATCCTCGCGGACGTGGACGAGGCCCTGAAGGACCACGACCCGCTGAAGCTCATCAACGAGGTGCTGCTGGGGGCCATGAAGGTGGTGGGCGAGCGCTTCGGCTCCGGCGAGATGCAGCTGCCCTTCGTGCTGGAGAGCGCCGAGGCCATGAAGGCGGCCATCAAACGCATCGAGCCCCACCTGCCCCGGGAGTCCAACTACCAGAAGGGCCGCATCCTCCTGGCCACGGTGAAGGGGGATGTCCACGACATCGGCAAGAACCTGGTGGACATCATCCTCAGCAACAACGGCTTCGAGGTGAAGAACCTGGGCATCAAGCAGCCCATCGAAGCCATCCTCAAGGAGCTGGCGGCCTGGCCCGCGGACGCCATCGGCCTCTCGGGCCTGCTGGTGAAGTCCACCGTGATCATGAAGGAGAACCTGCACTTTCTGGAGGAGCAGGCCCAGCGCGTGCCCGTCATCCTCGGGGGCGCCGCCCTCACCCGCGACTACGTGGAGGGCGACTGCCGGCGGTCCTATTCGGGCGCGGTGCTCTACGCGGAGGACGCCTTCGAGGGCCTGCGCCACATGCAGGCATTGGTGGCAGGGGAGACCGGCGTCCCGGCTCCTGCAACCGCCGCCTCCGCGGCTGGCGATATCAAAATCCTGAAGCGAGGGGGCGCCGCGGTGCCGCTCACAGAAGCGGGCCAGAGCAGCTGGGTGCGCCATGACGCGCCCTCGCCGGAGCCGCCCTTCTGGGGCGTGCGGGAGCTGACGGACGCGCCCGTGGACCTCTTCGCGCACCTGGACGAGTTCGCCCTGGTGCGCAACCGCTGGGGCTTCAGCCAGGGCAGCCAGAGCGACGAGGCCTTCGCCGCCGTGCTGCGGGACAAGGCGGAGCCCCAGCTGGCGCGCTGGAAGGCGCGCCTCGCGGCCGCTCCGGTCTTCCAGCCGAAGGCCCGGTACGGCTACTTCCCCGTGCGGGCCGAGGGCGACGCGCTGCGGGTGCTCGATCCGGCGGACCGGTCCCGCACCCTCGCCGTGCTCGGCTTCCCGCGCCAGGCTGCTGGTCGCCGTCTCTGCATCGCCGACTTCTTCCGGGCCGAGGCCACCGACGTGCTGGCCCTCCAGCTCGTCACGCTGGGCCAGGCCGCCGCGGACCATGCGGCCAAGCTCTACCGGGAGGATGGCTACGCGGACTACTTCGCCTTCCACGGCCTCGCCACGGAGCTGACGGAGGCCTACGCCGAGCGGCTCCACGCCCGCATCCGCCGGGAGCTGGGCATCCACGCCAAGGACCTGCCGGGCCGCGCCCTCTTCGCCCAGGGCTACCAGGGATCGCGCTACTCCTACGGCTACCCGGCCTGCCCCGACCTGGAAGGCAACGGCCCCATCCTCGACCTGCTCCATGGCGCCGAGATCGGCGTCCACCTCAGCGACAGCCACCAGATGGACCCCGAATACAGCACCAGCGCCCTCGTGGCCTGGCATCCCCAGGCGCGGTACTTCTCGGTGTGA
- a CDS encoding 2Fe-2S iron-sulfur cluster-binding protein: MSVKVHFLLEDLLVEAPAGTSLQRIADAAGADITFGCRTGSCGTCRVRVAEGLHHCSDPNPEERDFLQGLDAPSDQRLACQVVVHGDVAIDYLGL; this comes from the coding sequence ATGAGCGTGAAGGTCCACTTCCTCCTCGAAGACCTGCTGGTGGAAGCCCCCGCGGGGACCTCATTGCAGCGCATCGCGGACGCCGCGGGCGCCGACATCACCTTCGGCTGCCGCACGGGCTCCTGCGGCACTTGCCGCGTGCGCGTCGCGGAGGGGCTGCACCACTGTAGCGATCCGAACCCGGAGGAGCGCGACTTCCTGCAGGGCCTGGACGCCCCTTCCGACCAGCGCCTCGCCTGCCAGGTGGTCGTCCACGGCGATGTCGCCATCGACTACCTCGGGCTCTGA